One Leptospira wolbachii serovar Codice str. CDC genomic region harbors:
- a CDS encoding LBF_2127 family putative lipoprotein, giving the protein MRYLTYYLPFLFLFHCAVDLRQVPPPSPNGNTNRTQTNLPLVIGKFEILSADRGAYTDAWRMAWKGHLTSASLFSNVVLELNPKTTSDFYTIDIEMKTHYNDKYNWWYTWPVLWPFTGIWPIQYREAEYTVDFKYKLFKNKSLLNEGTVTKKGDTHEFLYGLYKVRNFHRMIEETNLEAVRTCIQNLSESL; this is encoded by the coding sequence ATGAGATATCTTACTTATTACTTACCGTTTCTTTTTTTATTTCACTGCGCAGTCGATTTACGCCAGGTACCTCCCCCTTCACCCAATGGAAATACAAACCGAACACAAACTAACCTTCCCTTAGTGATCGGAAAATTTGAAATTCTTTCTGCCGACCGTGGAGCCTATACAGATGCATGGCGTATGGCTTGGAAAGGCCACCTAACATCCGCCAGTTTGTTTTCGAATGTTGTCCTGGAACTTAATCCCAAAACAACATCCGATTTTTACACCATTGATATAGAAATGAAAACGCATTATAATGACAAATACAATTGGTGGTATACCTGGCCGGTTTTATGGCCATTCACAGGAATTTGGCCCATTCAATACAGAGAGGCAGAATATACTGTAGATTTTAAATATAAATTATTTAAAAACAAATCCCTTCTGAATGAAGGAACCGTTACAAAAAAAGGGGACACTCATGAATTCCTGTATGGACTCTACAAAGTCAGGAACTTCCATCGAATGATTGAAGAAACAAACTTAGAAGCTGTTAGAACATGTATTCAAAATTTATCCGAATCATTATAA